The Mucilaginibacter mallensis genome has a segment encoding these proteins:
- a CDS encoding SusD/RagB family nutrient-binding outer membrane lipoprotein produces MKRNYKYTQHITGNKLGVVLVSVMALALTACTKNFEKYNTNPNALSSSQSTAIASTAFGPMEQAIYSNYQRAQNLSADGYSGYMQPGIAFSGDHNNLTYAMVDGWNSTGFNDQYLLVMSPVHSIATTTSIKATNPEMWAVALLIQVEAMDRVTDRFGPIPYTKVATSITTAPYDDQQTVYQTFFKQIDTAVTNLKAYIAANPGKTSLGASDYIYAGNYTQWLKFANSLRLRLAMRLVKVDATTAQAQAVKALTDSGGTLLTSADDAAIAQTGGRENDLHQISGDWNNTNMSAAIASYMIGYNDPRLAIYFQPAQTAAGSAYVGKYLGIRAGTLIGASQSTYSNFANLNTAQTFQFSTPQLIMTAAEVWFLKAEAALRGWTTSSVQSNYEAGISASMNQWGATIGSYLSDATSTEANFTDPLNSANNATALSTITIKWDNNATQEQKLERIITQKWLAIFPDGQEAWADYRRTGYPKLFTVANNFSGGTISTTVQVRRLPYPSTEYTTNATAVNNAVKLLGGADNGGTRLWWDVDKANF; encoded by the coding sequence ATGAAAAGAAATTATAAATATACGCAGCATATTACCGGTAACAAACTTGGCGTTGTACTGGTTTCTGTTATGGCCCTGGCATTAACAGCCTGCACCAAGAATTTTGAGAAATACAATACCAATCCTAACGCCTTAAGCAGCTCACAAAGTACAGCCATTGCATCTACCGCATTCGGCCCTATGGAGCAGGCGATATACTCCAACTATCAGCGTGCGCAGAATTTGAGTGCCGATGGTTATAGCGGCTATATGCAGCCTGGTATCGCGTTTAGCGGGGATCATAATAATTTAACTTATGCGATGGTTGATGGTTGGAACTCAACTGGTTTTAATGATCAATATCTTCTGGTAATGTCTCCGGTTCATTCAATTGCTACAACAACCAGCATTAAAGCAACAAACCCCGAAATGTGGGCTGTTGCCTTACTGATACAGGTAGAAGCTATGGATAGGGTGACTGACAGATTTGGCCCTATTCCTTATACAAAAGTGGCTACATCAATAACTACAGCACCTTATGATGATCAGCAAACAGTTTACCAAACATTCTTTAAACAGATTGATACAGCGGTAACCAACCTGAAAGCTTATATAGCAGCTAATCCGGGTAAAACCAGCTTAGGTGCAAGCGATTATATATATGCAGGTAATTATACCCAATGGTTGAAATTTGCTAACTCACTGCGCCTGCGCCTGGCTATGCGCCTGGTAAAAGTAGATGCAACAACTGCACAAGCACAGGCAGTAAAAGCCTTAACCGATTCGGGCGGCACTTTACTCACATCTGCTGATGATGCAGCAATTGCCCAAACTGGTGGCCGGGAAAATGACCTGCACCAGATTTCGGGCGATTGGAATAATACCAATATGAGCGCTGCAATTGCGTCATACATGATAGGTTATAATGATCCGCGCCTTGCCATTTATTTCCAGCCTGCACAAACAGCTGCCGGTTCTGCTTATGTTGGTAAGTATTTGGGGATACGTGCAGGTACTTTAATTGGTGCCAGCCAAAGTACCTATTCTAATTTTGCAAACCTGAACACTGCCCAGACCTTTCAGTTCTCAACGCCTCAGCTGATTATGACGGCTGCTGAAGTTTGGTTTCTGAAAGCCGAAGCTGCTTTGCGCGGATGGACGACATCAAGCGTACAAAGTAATTACGAGGCAGGTATTTCCGCTTCCATGAACCAATGGGGTGCGACTATAGGTTCGTATTTAAGTGATGCGACAAGCACTGAAGCAAATTTTACCGATCCGCTTAACTCGGCTAATAACGCTACAGCATTATCAACCATCACCATTAAATGGGATAATAACGCTACACAGGAACAAAAACTGGAGCGTATTATCACACAAAAATGGTTGGCTATATTTCCTGACGGACAAGAGGCATGGGCCGATTACAGACGTACAGGCTATCCTAAACTATTTACGGTTGCCAATAACTTTAGCGGGGGTACCATCAGTACTACCGTACAGGTCCGCAGGTTACCATATCCATCAACCGAGTATACTACCAATGCCACTGCGGTAAATAACGCCGTAAAATTATTAGGTGGTGCTGATAACGGCGGTACCCGCTTATGGTGGGACGTTGATAAAGCGAACTTTTAA
- a CDS encoding SusC/RagA family TonB-linked outer membrane protein yields the protein MKLIRLLILILIFQVSKNACCQTKVTLNYQHVHFEEIITAIQHQTAYRFIYRADQLPNQQVTVSAKDEEVLSVLDNLLKGTHYYYRLISNNLIAIGTEKDSIKSVAVSGVVTDEKGEPLSGASVRIKNSSYGTQTDGQGRFMINCIKGTTIEISSIGYVLQQVIITATDQPLKITLQNSYRSLNEVVVTALNIKKENWKVGYSVATISGADLTTAREANVAMSLEGQVAGLNVSGTSGGPASSSRLLLRGAASMSAGSPLLILDGIPIDNTQRGSANEYGGADYGDGFSNINPDDIESITVLKGSAASALYGARAANGVILINTKTGEKNSSTQVEYNLNLSFDHAINNTDFQYVYGQGSQNQRPTDVQSAIASGLLSWGEKLDGKPTIQFDGNYYPYSAVKNNIDEFYRTAPALTNTIEVNGGNSKTAFRASASNLNYESIIPNSGLNRKTFNLNTSYDITDKLKLSFNGDYIYEMAKTRSYLSDGPMNANYGIEFLATSANQLSLKPGYNPVTGNETLWNSNVYITNPYFVINKQVDNSTRNRFITATVLKYKFSDNIYLQGRLGYDISNDGILNVLPTGTAFTVNEQGGLNGLSKSQTGELNTDLLFVADKNLSHDLTLNFSAGGNYRKRQYNLTEITGSQFITPYLYTPSNLVSTSSNYDISEIVTESAYYSADFDYKNLLDINATGRYDVFSTLPPNSRGIFVPGVSASFLFSNLLALPYLTSGKFRISYAKTSGEPSQPYTTQLYFTSNNTVNGIPLGSFSSKLPNYNLKPFTLTEFETGFNLSFFQNRLTLDATYFNRITHNEIANAQQSVATGFTSAYVNVGKTKNTGLELTLSGGLIRTANFSWNTGINFSHVHNVLLSIDGSSQYLLTGTYRPLNANTALVVGKSITQVMAYDYKRDAMGNIIIGSDGIPERGALKAMGGTLPTFYGGFTNSFRYKKFNLSFLIDYKFGNKVLSATEDYSYVYGLNKATLPGRETGIVAKGVNDNGQINTINVPAYNYYPDLATNISALSVLNGSFIKFRQLILGYEFTPPLLRNVFRTVTVSLVGRNIFTILKYTKNIDPESEFSPQLTYAGIEGESLPATRTLGFNLNFKFK from the coding sequence ATGAAGTTAATCAGGCTACTCATTTTAATTCTGATTTTCCAGGTTTCAAAAAATGCCTGTTGCCAAACGAAGGTTACCCTCAACTACCAGCATGTACATTTTGAAGAAATCATAACAGCAATACAGCATCAGACCGCCTATCGTTTTATTTACCGTGCAGATCAATTACCAAACCAGCAGGTTACTGTATCGGCAAAAGATGAAGAAGTACTATCTGTTCTGGATAATCTGCTTAAAGGCACTCATTACTATTATCGGTTAATCTCCAATAACCTGATCGCTATCGGAACAGAAAAAGATTCCATTAAAAGTGTAGCTGTTAGCGGCGTTGTAACTGATGAAAAAGGTGAACCCCTTAGTGGAGCTTCTGTTAGAATAAAAAATAGCAGTTATGGCACCCAAACAGACGGACAAGGGCGGTTTATGATTAACTGTATAAAAGGCACAACTATTGAGATTTCGAGTATTGGTTATGTCCTGCAACAGGTGATTATAACAGCAACCGATCAGCCACTAAAAATAACACTTCAAAACAGTTACCGCAGTCTGAATGAAGTTGTGGTGACGGCATTAAACATAAAAAAGGAAAACTGGAAAGTGGGTTACTCCGTTGCCACTATATCAGGGGCAGATTTAACCACAGCACGTGAAGCTAATGTTGCCATGTCACTCGAAGGTCAGGTAGCCGGTCTGAATGTGAGTGGCACTTCTGGTGGGCCTGCATCATCTTCCAGGTTATTGCTTAGGGGCGCTGCCAGTATGAGTGCCGGTTCTCCCCTGCTTATTTTAGATGGTATCCCGATTGATAATACCCAACGCGGCAGCGCAAACGAATATGGCGGTGCTGATTATGGTGATGGTTTCAGTAATATCAACCCCGATGATATTGAAAGTATAACCGTATTGAAAGGTTCGGCTGCTTCGGCACTCTATGGTGCAAGAGCAGCAAATGGTGTGATCCTGATTAATACAAAAACGGGAGAGAAAAATTCCAGTACACAAGTGGAATACAATTTAAATCTTTCATTTGATCATGCTATAAACAATACCGACTTTCAATATGTATACGGGCAAGGATCGCAAAACCAACGCCCTACAGATGTACAGAGCGCAATAGCATCAGGCTTGTTAAGTTGGGGCGAAAAGCTTGACGGAAAACCTACCATACAGTTTGACGGTAATTATTATCCCTATTCGGCAGTAAAAAATAATATAGATGAATTTTACCGCACAGCGCCCGCATTAACTAATACCATTGAGGTTAATGGCGGTAATTCAAAAACTGCATTCAGGGCATCGGCCTCAAATCTCAATTACGAATCCATCATTCCCAATAGCGGCCTTAACAGGAAAACATTTAATCTTAATACTTCCTACGATATCACCGATAAATTAAAACTAAGTTTTAACGGAGATTATATTTATGAAATGGCTAAAACCAGGTCGTATTTAAGTGACGGACCAATGAACGCCAATTATGGCATTGAGTTTTTAGCTACGAGCGCCAATCAACTAAGCTTAAAGCCCGGCTATAATCCGGTAACCGGCAATGAAACCCTATGGAACAGTAATGTTTATATTACAAACCCCTATTTTGTTATCAATAAACAAGTTGATAATTCAACACGCAACCGCTTTATAACCGCAACCGTTTTAAAGTACAAATTCTCTGATAATATTTATTTGCAAGGAAGGCTTGGTTATGATATCAGTAACGATGGAATACTCAATGTTTTGCCCACGGGCACTGCATTTACTGTTAATGAACAGGGCGGCTTAAATGGCCTGAGCAAATCGCAAACGGGTGAACTGAATACCGACTTGCTGTTTGTGGCTGATAAAAACCTGTCGCATGATCTTACGCTTAATTTTTCGGCGGGAGGAAATTATCGCAAACGACAATATAATCTTACAGAAATTACCGGTTCGCAATTTATTACACCCTATTTATATACCCCTTCAAACCTGGTAAGCACCAGCTCTAATTATGATATATCTGAAATCGTAACTGAATCTGCCTATTATTCGGCCGATTTTGATTATAAAAATCTGCTCGATATCAACGCTACCGGCAGATATGATGTTTTTTCAACGCTGCCCCCAAATAGTCGTGGTATTTTTGTACCGGGTGTTTCAGCCAGTTTTTTATTTTCGAATCTGCTGGCTCTCCCCTATTTAACTTCGGGAAAGTTCAGGATCAGCTATGCAAAAACAAGCGGCGAGCCTTCGCAGCCTTATACCACACAACTATATTTTACCTCGAACAATACGGTAAATGGCATCCCTTTGGGTAGTTTTTCATCCAAATTACCCAATTATAACTTAAAACCATTTACGCTTACCGAATTTGAAACCGGGTTTAATTTATCATTCTTTCAGAACAGGCTCACCCTGGATGCCACCTATTTTAACCGGATAACGCACAACGAAATTGCCAATGCCCAGCAATCAGTGGCAACTGGCTTTACTTCGGCATATGTTAATGTAGGAAAGACCAAAAACACCGGTCTGGAGCTCACGCTCTCGGGAGGACTTATCCGCACAGCAAATTTTTCCTGGAATACCGGTATTAATTTTAGTCACGTACATAATGTGCTCTTATCTATTGATGGCTCAAGTCAATATTTATTAACCGGCACCTATCGTCCGTTGAATGCAAACACAGCCCTGGTAGTTGGCAAATCTATTACCCAGGTTATGGCCTATGATTATAAAAGAGATGCCATGGGGAACATCATTATCGGCAGCGATGGGATACCCGAGCGCGGCGCACTAAAGGCCATGGGTGGTACACTACCCACCTTTTACGGCGGTTTTACCAACTCTTTCCGCTATAAAAAATTCAATCTTTCTTTTTTGATCGATTACAAGTTTGGCAATAAAGTACTTTCGGCTACCGAAGATTATTCATACGTGTATGGCCTTAACAAGGCAACGCTGCCCGGGCGCGAAACCGGCATAGTAGCCAAAGGGGTAAATGATAACGGCCAGATCAATACCATAAACGTACCCGCCTACAATTACTATCCCGACCTGGCGACCAACATATCAGCCTTATCCGTTTTAAATGGCAGCTTTATTAAATTCAGGCAGCTTATCCTGGGCTATGAATTTACGCCGCCATTGCTGAGGAATGTATTCCGGACCGTTACAGTAAGCCTGGTTGGCCGTAATATTTTTACCATATTAAAGTATACTAAAAACATCGATCCTGAATCGGAGTTTTCTCCTCAGCTTACTTATGCTGGCATTGAAGGAGAATCGCTACCTGCTACAAGAACCTTAGGATTTAACCTTAATTTCAAATTTAAATGA
- a CDS encoding RNA polymerase sigma-70 factor, which produces MRADLNELWGKICLNDDAQAFERLYYALFNKLIKFSVYYVHQREVAEEIVSEVFVKCWTNRSSLSQIDYPESYLFIAVKNQSLKYRKKYSNIHLVELEDNSFHLVDLADPSKKLERKELHHRLDQAIEMLPMQARMVFRLIKENGLKYKEVAEILSISPRTVQTQLFRAIDKLRQTLKSLPENSKNIKKDGKILSILIILFYFFNYL; this is translated from the coding sequence TTGAGAGCCGATTTAAACGAACTTTGGGGGAAAATTTGCCTGAATGATGATGCCCAAGCATTTGAAAGGCTCTATTATGCCTTGTTCAACAAGCTCATCAAATTCAGTGTCTACTATGTTCATCAGCGGGAAGTTGCCGAGGAAATAGTTTCTGAAGTATTTGTAAAGTGCTGGACCAACCGCAGCTCATTAAGCCAGATTGATTACCCTGAAAGCTATTTATTTATAGCGGTAAAAAACCAATCCTTAAAATACCGTAAAAAATATTCGAACATACATTTGGTTGAGTTGGAAGATAACAGCTTTCATTTGGTAGATCTGGCGGACCCGTCAAAAAAACTGGAAAGAAAAGAGTTACATCACCGCCTTGACCAGGCCATAGAAATGCTGCCTATGCAGGCCCGGATGGTTTTCAGGCTGATAAAGGAAAATGGCCTGAAATACAAAGAAGTTGCCGAAATACTCAGTATTTCCCCCAGAACCGTTCAAACCCAGTTGTTCAGAGCGATTGATAAACTAAGACAAACTCTGAAATCATTGCCTGAAAATTCAAAAAATATTAAAAAGGATGGCAAAATTTTGAGTATTTTAATCATATTATTTTATTTTTTTAATTACTTGTAG
- a CDS encoding SusC/RagA family TonB-linked outer membrane protein, with protein sequence MKKKLLTCFIVCSSAGAFATGSAMASASSRHFLAKHEQFLEVKADQSIKGVVKDETGATLPGVSVVIKGSTKGTQTDANGNFTLAANKGDVLVFSYVGYASKEVTLSGDPVITVTLTSSSSQLDVVVVTALGIKRSQKSLTYAQQQISGSQLNDVKTDNLMNSLNGKVAGLAIQPSASGVGGSAKVLLRGSRSFAGNNQPLYVIDGVPMANPVNYSGTTTTNGGQPGDNFGGSPDGGDGISNLNPDDIESITVLEGASAAALYGSQAANGVIVITTKKGKVGKAEIHYSSSFQASNAVSEPKFQNQYGQTSAGAATSWGAPISNSENNLKDFYQTGTNWTNSVDLSTGSEIAQTYASYANTSANGIEPGNTLRRNNFDLRETGHFLNNKLTVDGNVNYIDQDIKNSPGLGLYINPLVGLYLFPRGLNILPYKNQYLLPNNTGAARQNWITNNDDSQEQNPWWVTNMNPNNLQRNRIIFNGSAKYDFTNWFNVQVRGSLDRTNDNYNQDLYSGTLKTFNSNGNGHYSYSNQVTEQKYADAIANFTPGKFGDFKFDGLVGAAINDSKLSGLGASGDLSTPDFFTPYNIIAGHSAPIAFGYHTQIQSIFEAANLSYNDWLYLALTNRTDWNSTLAFTDKLDYNYPSVGLTAILSQILSLPKVISYAKIRGSYANVANGLPAYITNIQNTQTSSGALTFNTTAPLHTLKPETTHSYEFGTDWKFLDNRINFSFTYYNTHTYNQYFALTPPAATLTSIGYINAGDIQNTGFEILVGADIVRSKGFTWNSSVTASANKNKIISVDNTDNLNQAILTGNDGGGFGYESVIAKGGSFGDIYGYTTVRNAKGQMILTGTSASTYAPQKSTVMSYVGNPNPKFQLGWSNSFNYGHFNLDFLVDGKFGGQVLSLTQAMLDSYGVSQVSGTARANGGVTVNAVNSAGTPVTTVNAQTWYQTIGGRNALTDQYIYSATVVRLRQAALGYTWPVANSVVKNVKLSLIGRNLIYFYKKAPFDPEVTTSTGNGLSGVDVFNQPATRNVGLDLNVTF encoded by the coding sequence ATGAAAAAAAAATTACTTACATGCTTTATTGTTTGCAGTTCGGCAGGAGCATTCGCTACCGGCAGTGCTATGGCATCAGCAAGCAGCAGGCATTTTTTAGCAAAACATGAACAATTTCTCGAGGTAAAGGCCGATCAGAGCATTAAAGGCGTTGTGAAGGATGAAACAGGGGCAACACTGCCGGGCGTTTCTGTTGTTATCAAGGGCTCCACAAAGGGCACGCAGACAGATGCCAATGGAAACTTTACTTTAGCCGCAAACAAAGGCGATGTATTGGTTTTTAGCTATGTAGGATATGCCTCTAAGGAAGTTACTTTAAGTGGTGATCCTGTTATCACTGTAACGCTTACATCCAGCTCAAGCCAGCTTGATGTGGTAGTAGTAACTGCATTGGGTATTAAAAGATCCCAGAAGTCGCTTACCTATGCACAGCAACAAATTAGCGGAAGCCAATTGAATGATGTAAAAACAGACAATTTAATGAATTCGCTGAATGGTAAGGTGGCCGGTTTAGCTATTCAGCCCAGTGCTTCGGGGGTCGGTGGTTCTGCCAAAGTGCTTTTACGTGGTTCACGTTCCTTTGCAGGCAACAACCAACCTTTGTATGTAATTGATGGTGTGCCAATGGCGAACCCGGTTAATTATAGCGGAACTACAACTACTAACGGTGGCCAGCCGGGCGACAACTTCGGTGGCAGTCCTGATGGTGGCGACGGTATTTCCAATTTAAATCCGGATGATATTGAAAGCATAACCGTGTTGGAAGGTGCATCTGCAGCCGCGCTATACGGCAGCCAGGCCGCGAATGGTGTTATCGTTATTACGACAAAGAAAGGGAAAGTTGGAAAAGCTGAAATACATTATTCATCCAGCTTCCAGGCATCAAATGCGGTGTCAGAACCAAAATTCCAGAATCAGTATGGTCAGACAAGTGCTGGCGCCGCAACCAGCTGGGGGGCGCCTATATCAAATTCTGAAAATAACCTGAAAGATTTTTACCAAACAGGTACCAACTGGACAAATTCTGTTGACCTGTCAACAGGTTCTGAAATTGCTCAGACTTATGCATCTTATGCCAATACCTCTGCCAATGGCATTGAACCCGGAAATACCTTAAGAAGAAATAATTTTGACCTGCGCGAAACCGGTCATTTTCTGAATAATAAACTGACTGTTGACGGGAACGTTAATTATATAGATCAGGATATAAAAAACAGTCCGGGATTAGGTTTATATATTAACCCTTTGGTAGGCTTGTATCTTTTCCCGCGTGGTTTAAATATCTTGCCTTACAAAAATCAATATTTACTTCCGAACAATACTGGGGCAGCCCGTCAGAACTGGATAACCAACAATGATGACAGCCAGGAGCAAAACCCTTGGTGGGTAACCAACATGAACCCTAATAATCTGCAACGCAACCGCATCATATTTAATGGCAGTGCTAAATATGATTTTACCAATTGGTTTAATGTGCAGGTAAGAGGAAGCTTGGACCGTACAAATGATAATTATAACCAGGATCTGTATTCTGGTACACTTAAAACGTTTAATAGTAATGGTAACGGCCATTATTCTTACAGCAACCAGGTAACTGAACAAAAATATGCCGATGCGATTGCGAATTTTACCCCGGGTAAATTTGGTGATTTTAAATTCGACGGATTAGTCGGTGCAGCTATCAATGATTCAAAGCTAAGTGGGCTGGGTGCCAGCGGCGATCTTTCCACCCCTGATTTTTTCACACCTTATAATATCATTGCCGGCCATAGCGCTCCTATAGCTTTTGGTTATCATACCCAGATCCAGTCTATTTTTGAGGCTGCAAACCTGTCCTACAACGATTGGTTATACCTGGCATTGACCAACCGTACTGATTGGAATTCAACCCTGGCTTTCACAGATAAGCTCGATTACAATTATCCATCCGTGGGTTTAACTGCAATTTTATCACAAATACTTTCCTTGCCTAAGGTTATATCTTATGCAAAAATTCGCGGAAGCTATGCTAATGTAGCCAACGGGTTACCGGCCTACATTACCAATATACAAAACACTCAAACTTCTTCAGGTGCGCTTACCTTTAACACTACCGCTCCATTGCATACTTTAAAGCCTGAAACTACCCATTCTTACGAGTTCGGTACCGACTGGAAATTCCTGGATAACCGTATTAATTTCAGCTTTACTTACTATAATACACATACCTATAACCAGTATTTTGCTTTAACACCTCCTGCGGCTACATTAACATCTATAGGTTATATAAATGCCGGCGATATTCAAAATACAGGGTTTGAAATATTAGTTGGCGCTGATATTGTGCGTAGCAAAGGGTTCACCTGGAACAGTTCAGTTACAGCTTCGGCCAATAAGAACAAGATCATCTCAGTTGATAATACCGATAACCTGAACCAGGCCATTTTAACAGGTAATGACGGCGGCGGCTTCGGTTATGAATCGGTTATAGCAAAAGGCGGTTCTTTTGGCGATATCTACGGTTACACAACTGTACGTAATGCAAAAGGCCAGATGATATTAACCGGTACAAGTGCAAGTACTTATGCACCACAAAAAAGTACCGTAATGAGCTATGTAGGTAACCCTAACCCTAAGTTCCAGTTAGGTTGGAGCAACAGCTTTAACTACGGGCACTTTAATTTGGATTTCCTTGTTGATGGGAAATTTGGCGGTCAAGTGCTTTCATTAACCCAGGCTATGCTGGATAGTTATGGTGTTTCACAGGTTTCAGGAACTGCACGTGCTAACGGCGGTGTTACCGTAAATGCTGTTAACTCGGCAGGTACACCAGTAACTACTGTAAACGCGCAAACCTGGTATCAAACCATTGGCGGCCGTAACGCATTAACAGACCAATATATATACAGCGCAACTGTTGTTAGATTGCGTCAGGCTGCGTTGGGTTATACCTGGCCGGTTGCTAACAGTGTGGTAAAAAATGTTAAGCTTTCATTAATTGGCAGAAACCTGATTTACTTTTATAAGAAAGCACCTTTTGATCCTGAAGTTACCACTTCAACCGGTAACGGTTTGTCGGGTGTTGATGTATTTAACCAACCGGCAACTCGTAATGTGGGTTTAGACCTGAATGTTACCTTCTAA
- a CDS encoding FecR family protein, whose product MEEELFTELLAKKLSGDITADEIAEFNRLVAGNTSFQKEYEAIRSYWTQDDEPYENIVSIFDDIKQRAGIIDTVAEKDNIREINKTGRTFTWLRIVAAAVAVIAISASIYLFKIKSAPENDIAQLQTKWGSTAQVKLSDGTMVTLNSLSVLKYPKHFNGKTREVYLDGEGYFDVARDHQHPFIVHTEKTAIKVLGTAFNLKSYANDAQFEATLFRGSIQATLNNAPTASILLKPSDKLIVNASGYQLTKETYADHSNSINAETAWMDHKLIFKNEPFNLLANNLVRKYGLNIVFKNNGLKSIKLSGEFENENIEQVLLSLQIVTKFNYKVSGNTIYIF is encoded by the coding sequence ATGGAAGAAGAGCTATTCACCGAATTACTTGCAAAGAAACTATCAGGAGATATTACTGCTGATGAAATTGCTGAGTTTAACCGGCTTGTGGCGGGCAATACATCCTTCCAAAAAGAGTATGAGGCAATAAGATCATATTGGACGCAGGACGATGAACCCTATGAAAACATTGTCAGTATATTCGACGATATAAAACAACGGGCCGGTATTATAGATACAGTGGCCGAAAAAGATAATATCAGGGAAATAAACAAAACTGGTCGTACCTTCACGTGGCTTCGGATTGTTGCCGCTGCTGTGGCGGTCATCGCTATATCGGCTTCTATCTACCTGTTTAAAATAAAATCTGCTCCGGAAAACGACATCGCCCAGTTGCAGACCAAATGGGGTTCAACAGCCCAGGTTAAGCTCTCGGACGGTACTATGGTAACACTTAATTCCTTGTCAGTTTTAAAATATCCCAAGCATTTTAATGGCAAAACAAGGGAGGTTTATTTAGATGGCGAAGGTTATTTTGATGTAGCCAGGGATCATCAGCACCCATTTATAGTCCACACCGAAAAAACAGCTATCAAAGTACTGGGTACTGCATTTAACCTGAAAAGTTATGCCAACGATGCACAATTTGAGGCCACGCTCTTCAGGGGAAGCATACAGGCTACCTTAAATAATGCCCCGACAGCAAGCATCTTGTTAAAACCCAGTGATAAATTGATTGTGAATGCATCGGGCTATCAATTAACGAAAGAAACCTATGCCGATCATTCAAATAGCATTAATGCAGAAACAGCATGGATGGATCACAAACTCATTTTTAAAAATGAGCCGTTTAATTTGCTGGCTAATAACTTAGTCAGGAAATATGGTTTGAACATTGTGTTTAAAAATAATGGACTAAAATCTATCAAGTTATCGGGTGAATTTGAAAATGAAAATATTGAGCAGGTTTTATTATCATTGCAGATAGTTACAAAGTTCAACTACAAAGTGTCGGGTAACACCATTTATATTTTTTAA
- a CDS encoding endo-beta-N-acetylglucosaminidase H, which produces MRTFNKLFLAKAVSFVMVLTLLFFSACKKDVSNTSPDPQINKSVTGKSALAVGVSGPKAVCYVEVNTEDLRNVGNYYLASGQQLFDIGIIFAANINYDTVADTAQLYFNSQVTTVLSGAATYIKPLQNKGIKVLLSILGNHEGAGICNFPTQAAATAFAKQLSAAVTKYGLDGIDFDDEYADYGTNGTGQPNAFSFVYLVTALRQLMPTKIISFYDYGPAASELSYNGVTVGSKVNYSWNAIYGTFSVPNVPGLSASSLGPAAIDIQNTSASTAASLATQTVSGSYGIYLTYNLPNSDVHTYLSSVSNALYGQATVYSTGTPATGVTFYQDINYGGTVTSAIPKGTYTLSQLQAYGFVDNWASSVQIPSGWTVIMYKNDSFGGTSWTLTSSNANFVNLSPNANDAVTSVKIQ; this is translated from the coding sequence ATGAGAACATTTAACAAATTATTCTTAGCAAAGGCAGTTTCCTTTGTTATGGTGCTTACACTTTTATTTTTTTCTGCATGTAAAAAAGATGTTAGTAATACATCGCCTGATCCCCAAATAAACAAATCCGTAACGGGTAAAAGTGCTTTAGCCGTAGGTGTTAGTGGCCCAAAGGCGGTGTGTTATGTAGAGGTAAACACTGAAGATTTACGTAATGTGGGTAATTATTACCTGGCCAGCGGTCAGCAATTGTTTGATATAGGTATTATTTTTGCCGCTAATATCAATTACGATACCGTTGCCGATACTGCACAACTGTATTTTAATTCGCAGGTAACTACTGTTTTAAGCGGTGCTGCTACCTATATTAAGCCATTACAGAATAAAGGGATAAAAGTGCTCCTATCCATACTGGGGAATCACGAGGGCGCAGGTATCTGTAATTTCCCTACACAGGCTGCTGCCACCGCTTTTGCAAAACAGTTAAGTGCTGCCGTTACCAAATATGGGCTCGACGGGATTGATTTTGATGACGAATATGCCGATTATGGAACTAATGGAACAGGCCAGCCAAATGCATTCTCCTTTGTTTATTTGGTTACAGCCCTAAGGCAGCTTATGCCCACCAAGATCATCTCTTTTTATGATTATGGTCCTGCTGCATCAGAACTATCTTATAATGGCGTAACTGTTGGTTCAAAAGTAAATTATAGCTGGAACGCAATTTACGGCACTTTCTCTGTACCTAATGTGCCCGGTTTAAGCGCGAGCAGCCTTGGCCCTGCTGCAATTGATATTCAAAATACAAGTGCAAGTACAGCTGCTTCACTGGCTACACAAACCGTAAGTGGCAGCTATGGCATCTACCTTACCTACAACCTGCCGAATAGCGATGTACATACTTATCTTTCAAGTGTATCAAACGCTTTATACGGGCAGGCAACGGTATATAGTACCGGCACGCCAGCTACAGGTGTTACCTTTTATCAGGATATAAATTATGGTGGAACCGTTACCAGCGCTATCCCGAAAGGTACTTACACCCTGAGCCAGTTACAGGCTTATGGCTTTGTTGATAACTGGGCCTCATCTGTTCAGATTCCGTCCGGATGGACGGTGATCATGTACAAGAATGATAGCTTCGGAGGTACATCATGGACACTCACTTCCAGCAATGCCAACTTTGTTAACCTGAGCCCTAATGCAAATGATGCAGTAACATCAGTAAAAATTCAATAA